One genomic segment of Pseudomonadota bacterium includes these proteins:
- a CDS encoding alpha/beta hydrolase → MARTIQYLSARSWLAVSFLFCFALATTAALAANRETAGPDGLFSVPVGDAMWGYRSKGSGPPAVLLHGFFLHSALWLDQLNGLSDIRRVIAPDLRGWGRSEPVTDLPLDYYRYADDIVTFLDAIGVEDKIDLVGMSATAFIAGLVYERIPDRVASVTLISGNFDLGSNPAYKRYQQELARLVVVEGKDVLFRRFDEYIDGPVNSLHARARYKQMILDTRTEMFVAFFAGTGLTEGRPDLPGKVKVPVLLPVGTADIVFTPEDVARMSNRFPDARVVQFKTAGRLLPLESPTELNAALRNFWTGPAAR, encoded by the coding sequence ATGGCTCGGACGATCCAATACCTAAGCGCGCGATCTTGGCTGGCGGTCAGTTTCCTTTTTTGTTTTGCCCTCGCGACCACCGCGGCTTTAGCAGCAAACCGAGAGACTGCAGGTCCGGACGGACTATTCTCGGTACCCGTGGGAGACGCGATGTGGGGCTATCGATCCAAAGGATCGGGTCCCCCGGCAGTCCTGCTGCACGGTTTTTTTCTGCACTCCGCACTCTGGCTTGATCAGCTCAACGGGCTATCGGATATTCGCCGGGTCATTGCGCCAGACCTGCGGGGCTGGGGTCGCTCCGAACCCGTCACAGACCTCCCACTCGACTACTACCGGTATGCCGACGATATCGTCACCTTTCTCGACGCAATCGGCGTTGAGGACAAGATTGACCTGGTCGGGATGAGCGCTACGGCGTTTATCGCCGGGCTGGTTTACGAGCGCATCCCCGACCGGGTCGCCAGCGTCACGCTCATCAGTGGAAATTTTGATCTCGGATCGAACCCGGCCTACAAACGCTATCAGCAGGAGCTGGCCCGCCTCGTTGTGGTTGAGGGTAAAGATGTTCTGTTCCGAAGGTTCGACGAGTATATCGACGGGCCGGTCAACAGCCTGCACGCTCGCGCCCGCTACAAGCAGATGATCCTCGATACCCGAACCGAGATGTTTGTCGCCTTTTTCGCCGGCACGGGCCTCACCGAGGGACGTCCCGATTTGCCGGGGAAGGTCAAAGTACCGGTACTACTGCCGGTGGGTACCGCGGATATTGTCTTTACGCCGGAGGACGTTGCGCGTATGTCCAATCGGTTTCCTGATGCGCGCGTCGTGCAATTCAAAACGGCGGGAAGGCTACTGCCGTTAGAAAGTCCAACCGAGCTCAACGCGGCTCTGCGAAATTTTTGGACCGGACCAGCCGCCCGCTGA